A section of the Pseudanabaena mucicola str. Chao 1806 genome encodes:
- a CDS encoding type II toxin-antitoxin system HicA family toxin: MSKLPSLTGNQLIKALQKIGFDIARVKGSHHILIHEDGRRTVVPVHSGEDIGTGLLSQILRDCQITRDELRDLL, encoded by the coding sequence ATGAGCAAGCTACCAAGTTTGACAGGCAACCAACTAATCAAAGCTCTACAGAAAATAGGCTTTGATATAGCGCGGGTAAAAGGTAGTCACCATATTCTTATTCATGAGGATGGTAGGCGCACAGTAGTTCCAGTTCATTCAGGTGAAGATATTGGAACTGGACTACTTTCACAAATTCTCAGAGATTGTCAGATCACAAGAGATGAGCTTAGAGACTTGCTGTAG
- a CDS encoding DUF4926 domain-containing protein, whose product MKTPQLLDTIAILKPISIDRLSLMEAEYDFNSALPVGLVGTIVDIHQDNQGADYLVEFADSDGCEFAIAYLKANEFLTLQYELAAAQVVEL is encoded by the coding sequence ATGAAAACTCCACAGTTACTCGATACGATCGCTATTTTAAAACCAATTTCTATAGATAGACTTTCTCTGATGGAAGCAGAATATGATTTTAATTCAGCTTTGCCAGTGGGTTTAGTTGGTACGATTGTGGATATTCATCAGGATAATCAGGGGGCTGATTATTTGGTGGAGTTTGCGGATTCTGATGGATGTGAGTTTGCGATCGCCTATTTGAAGGCTAATGAATTTCTTACTTTGCAATATGAGCTTGCTGCGGCACAAGTAGTAGAGCTGTAA
- a CDS encoding DUF6883 domain-containing protein: MKLPNGDRPEISMQKILGYCLNINHDKGKDKARVFESRLGITIQNADRLVELIQVAAVEGEVVQESNTRFGKEYKVDWEIPNTGGAELRTIWEVSIESGYPRLISAFLKREK; the protein is encoded by the coding sequence ATGAAATTACCGAATGGCGATCGTCCTGAAATTTCTATGCAAAAGATTTTAGGATATTGCTTAAACATCAACCATGATAAGGGTAAAGATAAGGCAAGAGTGTTTGAATCCAGACTGGGTATTACAATTCAAAATGCTGATCGTTTGGTTGAATTAATTCAAGTTGCGGCAGTTGAAGGTGAAGTTGTGCAGGAGAGTAATACAAGATTTGGTAAAGAATACAAGGTGGATTGGGAAATTCCTAATACAGGAGGTGCTGAACTAAGAACTATTTGGGAAGTTAGTATAGAATCTGGTTATCCACGATTGATTAGTGCTTTTTTAAAGAGAGAGAAATAA
- a CDS encoding DUF6883 domain-containing protein translates to MCLNYEHQKGKHKALLFEKRLGITIANKEILEQALQEAVIEGEAELFKIDQYGTHYDLAFSLCTDVGESLVLSCWIIKITEDFPLLTNTYPID, encoded by the coding sequence TTGTGTCTGAACTATGAACACCAGAAAGGTAAACATAAAGCCCTACTTTTTGAAAAGCGTCTTGGGATTACCATCGCCAACAAAGAAATTTTAGAACAAGCTCTACAAGAAGCAGTGATCGAAGGTGAAGCCGAACTTTTTAAAATCGATCAATATGGTACTCATTACGATCTTGCATTTTCACTTTGCACAGATGTTGGCGAATCCCTAGTTCTAAGTTGTTGGATTATTAAAATTACAGAAGACTTTCCACTCCTAACTAATACTTACCCTATTGATTAA
- a CDS encoding DUF4926 domain-containing protein: MNEIQEYDLVALTEDLIATHKVTHQKILLRRGQMGTVLMSFDHKAFLIDFTDQQGKTFAMETIELVKLLRLITEPELVLS, encoded by the coding sequence ATGAACGAAATTCAAGAATACGATCTTGTGGCTCTAACTGAAGATTTGATCGCCACTCACAAAGTTACCCATCAGAAAATATTACTCCGCCGAGGACAAATGGGAACGGTCTTAATGTCATTTGATCATAAAGCTTTTCTAATCGACTTTACCGATCAACAAGGCAAAACCTTCGCAATGGAAACAATCGAACTAGTAAAATTATTACGGCTTATTACCGAACCAGAATTAGTTCTTTCTTAA
- a CDS encoding type II toxin-antitoxin system PemK/MazF family toxin codes for MPNYSKNIVILVRYPFSDLSNAKVRPAVIVNTPHSSQDILIVPLTSKTGSLLDGEFVLSDWAAVGLNVVTTVKRGIYTVNRSLVIKTVGKLADVDIERLEQALRIWLGL; via the coding sequence ATGCCGAATTACTCTAAAAATATCGTTATTTTAGTTAGATATCCATTTTCAGATCTGTCTAATGCGAAGGTTCGTCCTGCGGTTATTGTCAATACACCACATAGCTCTCAAGATATTCTAATTGTGCCATTAACCAGCAAAACAGGCTCTTTGCTTGATGGAGAGTTTGTCCTTTCTGATTGGGCGGCGGTAGGACTTAATGTTGTTACAACTGTTAAGCGTGGTATCTATACTGTAAATAGAAGTTTAGTTATTAAGACTGTTGGGAAGTTGGCTGATGTTGATATTGAGAGGCTTGAGCAAGCTTTGAGAATTTGGCTAGGTTTATAA
- the ruvX gene encoding Holliday junction resolvase RuvX, which produces MQYAALGLDVGRKRIGVAGCDRLGISVHGITTIIRKSWEDDMAELRSLILERNIDTLVIGLPYNMDGSLGYQAKQVQKFANGAARHLGTTVEFVDERLTSYEAEEMMRSQGISIRHNKEMIDRKAAALILQQWLALKR; this is translated from the coding sequence ATGCAATACGCAGCACTAGGACTAGATGTAGGTCGAAAACGCATTGGCGTAGCTGGATGTGATCGCCTTGGGATATCTGTTCATGGCATTACCACGATTATCCGTAAGTCATGGGAAGACGATATGGCAGAATTGCGATCGCTGATTCTTGAGCGCAATATTGACACCCTCGTAATTGGTTTACCTTATAACATGGATGGATCGTTAGGTTATCAAGCCAAGCAAGTCCAAAAATTTGCCAATGGCGCAGCGAGACATTTAGGTACAACCGTGGAATTTGTCGATGAACGTCTTACTTCCTATGAGGCTGAAGAGATGATGCGATCGCAAGGTATTTCCATAAGACATAACAAAGAAATGATTGATCGCAAAGCCGCCGCCCTAATCCTGCAACAATGGCTAGCACTAAAGCGTTAA
- a CDS encoding bifunctional 4-hydroxy-2-oxoglutarate aldolase/2-dehydro-3-deoxy-phosphogluconate aldolase: protein MNPWLSLLQQHRIIAVIRADNVSLAREMALAAAAGGIKLIEIAWNTDRAESLIPKLQQELPDCKIGTGTVLDTDSAERAIACGCSFLFTPHTNPELIAKGLENSIPVIAGALTPTEIITAWQAGAAAVKVFPIKVLGGVEYLQCLQPVLRDIPLIPTGGVSMQNADKFLAAGAIAVGISSHLFSPEVIAEDDWTTIIARSQTLIQKVQPFQNQ, encoded by the coding sequence GTGAATCCTTGGCTAAGTTTGTTGCAGCAGCATCGCATTATTGCCGTTATTCGGGCAGATAATGTTAGTCTTGCTAGAGAAATGGCACTTGCAGCAGCAGCAGGGGGGATTAAGCTGATTGAAATTGCATGGAATACCGATCGCGCTGAATCACTAATCCCCAAACTGCAACAGGAATTACCTGATTGCAAGATTGGTACGGGTACGGTTTTAGATACAGACAGTGCAGAACGAGCGATCGCCTGTGGATGTAGCTTTTTATTTACACCCCATACTAATCCTGAACTCATTGCTAAGGGTTTAGAAAATAGTATTCCTGTAATCGCAGGTGCATTAACGCCGACAGAAATTATTACGGCATGGCAAGCGGGAGCCGCCGCAGTCAAGGTTTTTCCAATTAAAGTTCTGGGTGGTGTGGAATATCTCCAATGTTTACAGCCAGTACTTCGAGATATTCCTCTCATTCCTACGGGTGGGGTAAGTATGCAAAACGCTGATAAATTTCTAGCGGCTGGGGCGATCGCTGTGGGCATATCTAGTCATTTATTTTCACCAGAAGTAATTGCTGAAGATGACTGGACAACAATTATTGCGCGATCGCAGACTTTAATTCAAAAGGTTCAACCCTTTCAAAACCAATAA
- a CDS encoding glucose-1-phosphate adenylyltransferase has product MKNVLAIILGGGQGSRLYPLTKTRAKPAVPVAGKYRLIDIPVSNCINSGIEKIYILTQFNSASLNRHVNQAYRPASYSDGFVEILAAQQTPDSPDWFQGTADAVRRYAWLLESWNVSEYLILSGDHLYNMDYQKFVEHHRQTGADITLSVLPVDQKKASAFGLLKTDSEGKVIKFLEKPKGEALEGMRVDTTKLGLDATEAIANPFIASMGIYVFNKQVMMKLLSDNPEYTDFGKEIIPAAIQNLNVQAYLYSGYWEDIGTIESFYQANLDLTRHPATAFNFYEVKKPIYTRARYLPPSKVHDCKVKDSVIGEGCILNQATITNSVVGIRMHIEANCTIEDTLLMGCDFYQPHEERESDLANNKVPMAIGENTIIRRAIIDKNARIGKNVQIINKDRVQDVNREEQGYCICNGIVVVVKNAVIPDNTII; this is encoded by the coding sequence ATGAAAAATGTACTGGCTATCATTCTGGGCGGTGGACAGGGAAGCCGACTATATCCCCTCACTAAAACACGGGCTAAACCCGCAGTCCCCGTAGCAGGAAAATATCGACTGATCGACATTCCTGTGAGCAACTGTATCAACTCGGGTATTGAAAAAATTTATATCCTGACCCAGTTTAACTCTGCATCTCTTAATCGTCATGTCAATCAAGCCTATCGTCCAGCGTCCTATTCTGACGGATTTGTAGAAATTCTCGCAGCTCAGCAAACCCCTGATAGCCCAGACTGGTTTCAAGGTACAGCCGACGCAGTACGTCGTTATGCTTGGCTTTTAGAATCGTGGAATGTAAGTGAGTACTTGATTCTATCTGGTGATCATCTATATAACATGGATTACCAAAAGTTTGTCGAGCATCATCGTCAAACTGGTGCAGATATTACACTTTCAGTATTGCCAGTCGATCAGAAAAAAGCCTCCGCTTTTGGTCTACTGAAAACTGATAGCGAAGGTAAGGTTATTAAATTCCTTGAGAAGCCTAAGGGTGAGGCTCTAGAGGGGATGCGGGTAGATACTACCAAACTTGGCTTAGATGCTACTGAAGCGATCGCTAATCCATTTATTGCATCAATGGGTATCTATGTCTTCAACAAACAGGTAATGATGAAATTGCTCAGTGATAATCCTGAATATACAGATTTTGGTAAGGAAATTATCCCTGCGGCGATTCAAAACTTGAATGTACAAGCCTATCTCTATTCAGGTTACTGGGAAGATATTGGAACTATTGAATCCTTCTACCAAGCTAACCTTGACTTAACTCGTCATCCTGCTACTGCCTTTAACTTTTACGAAGTCAAAAAGCCAATCTATACTCGCGCTCGTTATTTGCCTCCTAGCAAAGTTCACGATTGTAAAGTTAAAGATTCAGTCATTGGTGAAGGCTGTATCCTCAACCAAGCAACCATTACTAATTCGGTAGTTGGCATCAGAATGCATATCGAAGCAAATTGTACGATTGAAGATACTCTGCTGATGGGTTGTGATTTTTATCAGCCACATGAAGAACGGGAATCCGATCTTGCTAATAACAAAGTACCCATGGCAATTGGCGAAAATACAATCATCCGCCGTGCAATTATCGATAAAAATGCACGAATTGGTAAAAATGTGCAGATCATCAATAAGGATCGAGTCCAAGATGTCAATCGTGAAGAGCAAGGCTATTGCATTTGCAATGGCATCGTTGTCGTTGTTAAAAATGCAGTGATCCCTGATAACACGATTATCTAG
- a CDS encoding putative toxin-antitoxin system toxin component, PIN family codes for MSKIRIVLDSNVILSAALFKGSTPRQALDKASITGQILMSNEIIEELTDIFNRPKFDRYSSKQLRNEFLNAFLAIVENVQIVEKIAACRDRKDDKFLELAVNGKANYIITGDQDLLVLNPFQDIEIISVSDYLSL; via the coding sequence ATGAGTAAAATCAGGATAGTCCTTGACTCCAACGTAATTTTAAGCGCTGCTCTGTTTAAGGGATCTACTCCAAGACAAGCCCTTGACAAAGCATCTATTACTGGACAAATTCTCATGTCAAATGAAATTATTGAAGAACTTACAGACATTTTTAATCGTCCTAAGTTCGATAGGTATTCATCAAAACAATTGCGTAATGAATTTCTCAATGCCTTTTTAGCAATTGTAGAAAATGTGCAAATCGTTGAGAAAATTGCAGCTTGTCGCGATCGCAAAGATGATAAGTTCTTAGAACTAGCTGTTAACGGGAAAGCAAATTACATTATTACTGGCGATCAAGATTTGCTTGTTCTAAATCCATTTCAAGATATTGAGATTATTTCTGTATCAGATTATTTGAGCTTATAG
- the dnaE gene encoding DNA polymerase III subunit alpha, whose protein sequence is MTGFVGLHIHTEYSLLDGASQIPDLVSRAAELGMPAIALTDHGVMYGAIELIKTCKSKGIKPIIGNEMYVLNGDITKQEKKKKFHQCVLAKDTQGYRNLVKLTTISHLQGYQGKGIFARPCINKDYLLQYKEGLIVTSGCLAGEVPQAIMKGDPEEARRVAAWYKEYFGDDYYLEIQDHGYPEDRIVNVEIFKIARELGIRVIATNDSHFTSCSDVEAHDALLCIQTGKLISDEKRLRYSGMEYLKSYDEMKQLFRDHLEDELIEEALANTLHAANKVKPYDLMRDPRAAEYPIPEGHTPDTYFEEVTWQGLLQRFNVKTHAEIPQNYQERLRFELGIIMQMGFATYFLVVWDYIKYARDKKIPVGPGRGSAAGSLVAYSLGITNIDPIHHGLLFERFLNPERKSMPDIDTDFCIDHRGELIEYVTQRYGQERVAQIVTFNRLTSKAVLKDVGRVLDVSYSEADKMAKMIPVSRGKPAKLKVMISEDSPAPEFRDRYKQEPKVYEWLDMAMRIEGVNKSSGVHAAGVVIAPFRLDEVVPLQRSNEGQVVTQYTMEDLESLGLLKMDFLGLRNLTTIEHTSQLIRNSQDPNFHIDAIAPDMSTEANQKTYKLLEKGDLEGVFQLESSGMKQIVKDLKPSNIEDISSILALYRPGPLDAGLIPKFINRKHGREAIEYQHHTLEPILNNTYGVLCLAKGTLIARPDGKSTAIEKICKGDLVLSSDGKRVWSAKVAKQWQSGIKSIVKITLSTGTEIFCTPEHRFLTPQGDQFAYALKSLTETEDTITYGSILFQLDTNSLNEVIPVFVVSVEDCGESECFDIEMADQSSPYFLANGVVTHNCYQEQIMKMAQELAGYSLGAADLLRRAMGKKKPEEMEKQRSIFLDGCAKNGIRKEISNDLFDQMVLFAEYCLSYDTLVRTVEYGIMPIGKIVEHQIECQIYSVDENGFVYTQPIAQWHDRGNQEVFEYVLENGDRIRATKDHKFMTTDGEMVAIDEIFERGLDLAVAKQT, encoded by the coding sequence ATGACTGGATTTGTTGGATTACACATTCATACTGAGTACAGCTTGCTTGATGGAGCAAGCCAAATTCCTGATTTAGTTAGTCGTGCTGCGGAATTGGGTATGCCTGCGATCGCTTTGACCGACCATGGGGTGATGTATGGGGCGATCGAATTGATCAAAACCTGCAAATCAAAGGGAATTAAGCCAATCATTGGTAATGAAATGTATGTGCTGAACGGAGATATTACTAAGCAAGAGAAAAAGAAGAAATTTCATCAATGTGTTCTTGCCAAAGATACACAGGGTTATCGTAACCTTGTTAAATTAACTACTATTTCTCATTTACAGGGTTATCAAGGTAAAGGCATTTTTGCCCGTCCTTGTATCAATAAAGATTATCTGCTGCAATATAAAGAAGGCTTGATAGTGACATCAGGATGTCTAGCGGGAGAAGTGCCACAGGCAATCATGAAAGGTGATCCTGAAGAAGCGCGACGGGTAGCAGCTTGGTATAAAGAATATTTTGGCGATGATTATTATTTAGAAATTCAAGATCATGGCTATCCTGAAGATCGGATTGTGAATGTTGAGATTTTCAAGATTGCGAGGGAATTGGGTATTCGCGTAATTGCCACCAATGACTCTCACTTCACCTCCTGTTCCGATGTGGAAGCTCATGATGCGTTGCTCTGTATTCAAACAGGCAAGTTGATTTCAGATGAGAAGCGGCTCCGTTATAGCGGTATGGAATATCTCAAATCTTATGATGAGATGAAGCAGCTCTTTCGCGATCATTTGGAAGATGAGTTAATTGAGGAGGCTTTGGCGAATACCCTCCATGCCGCTAATAAGGTTAAGCCCTACGACCTGATGCGCGATCCCCGTGCTGCGGAATACCCAATTCCCGAAGGACATACTCCTGATACCTATTTTGAAGAAGTGACATGGCAAGGTTTATTGCAAAGATTTAATGTAAAAACCCATGCTGAGATTCCCCAAAACTATCAAGAACGTCTGCGCTTTGAATTGGGAATTATTATGCAAATGGGATTTGCGACTTACTTTCTTGTGGTGTGGGACTATATCAAATATGCCAGAGATAAAAAGATTCCTGTTGGTCCTGGGCGGGGCAGTGCAGCAGGTTCCCTTGTTGCCTACTCACTCGGAATTACGAATATTGACCCGATCCATCATGGACTTCTATTTGAGAGATTTCTCAATCCTGAACGGAAGTCAATGCCAGATATTGATACGGACTTCTGTATTGATCACCGTGGTGAATTGATTGAATATGTGACTCAACGCTATGGGCAGGAAAGGGTCGCACAGATTGTTACATTTAATCGCTTGACCTCGAAAGCTGTTCTCAAGGATGTAGGGCGGGTGCTAGATGTTTCCTATAGCGAAGCCGACAAGATGGCGAAAATGATTCCTGTGTCTCGAGGCAAGCCTGCCAAATTAAAGGTAATGATTTCCGAGGACTCGCCAGCACCTGAATTTCGCGATCGCTATAAGCAAGAACCAAAAGTTTACGAGTGGCTAGATATGGCGATGCGAATCGAAGGTGTGAACAAGAGTTCGGGGGTTCATGCTGCGGGGGTGGTGATTGCGCCTTTCCGATTGGATGAGGTTGTGCCATTACAACGCAGTAATGAAGGTCAAGTCGTTACCCAATACACCATGGAAGATTTGGAATCCCTCGGTCTATTAAAAATGGACTTTTTGGGATTACGGAACTTAACCACGATTGAGCATACAAGTCAGTTAATCCGTAATAGTCAAGATCCAAATTTCCATATCGATGCGATCGCCCCCGATATGTCCACAGAGGCAAATCAAAAAACCTATAAGCTCCTTGAAAAAGGCGACCTCGAAGGTGTCTTCCAATTAGAATCGTCAGGCATGAAGCAGATCGTAAAAGATCTCAAGCCTTCCAATATTGAAGATATTTCTTCGATTCTGGCGCTTTATCGACCTGGTCCTTTAGATGCAGGACTAATTCCTAAGTTCATTAATCGTAAGCATGGACGAGAAGCGATTGAATATCAGCATCATACTTTAGAACCAATTTTAAATAACACCTACGGTGTTTTATGTCTGGCTAAAGGGACTTTAATTGCTAGACCAGATGGCAAAAGTACAGCAATTGAGAAGATTTGCAAAGGGGATCTAGTTCTCTCGTCTGATGGTAAGCGCGTATGGTCAGCAAAAGTTGCAAAACAATGGCAAAGTGGCATTAAATCGATTGTTAAAATCACGCTTTCAACAGGTACAGAAATTTTTTGCACTCCAGAGCATCGTTTTCTAACACCACAGGGCGATCAGTTTGCCTATGCATTAAAGTCTTTAACTGAGACAGAAGATACTATTACCTATGGATCAATACTTTTCCAGTTAGATACTAATTCTTTAAATGAAGTAATTCCAGTATTTGTGGTATCTGTTGAAGATTGCGGGGAATCTGAATGCTTTGATATTGAAATGGCAGATCAAAGTTCTCCCTATTTTCTTGCCAATGGAGTCGTTACTCATAACTGTTATCAAGAACAGATCATGAAAATGGCTCAGGAATTAGCGGGCTATTCCCTCGGTGCTGCGGACTTGTTGCGTCGAGCGATGGGTAAAAAGAAACCTGAAGAAATGGAAAAACAGCGTTCTATTTTCCTTGATGGTTGCGCGAAGAATGGAATTAGGAAAGAAATTTCTAACGATCTCTTCGATCAGATGGTTCTCTTTGCGGAGTATTGCCTCAGTTACGACACCTTAGTGCGAACTGTGGAATATGGCATAATGCCGATCGGTAAGATCGTGGAGCATCAAATTGAATGTCAGATTTACAGTGTTGATGAGAATGGATTTGTTTATACACAACCCATTGCCCAATGGCATGATCGCGGCAATCAAGAAGTCTTTGAATATGTGTTAGAAAATGGCGATCGCATTAGAGCCACTAAAGATCATAAGTTTATGACTACTGATGGTGAGATGGTGGCGATCGATGAGATTTTTGAACGTGGGTTAGATTTGGCTGTAGCAAAACAAACTTGA
- the pdhA gene encoding pyruvate dehydrogenase (acetyl-transferring) E1 component subunit alpha, with protein sequence MSQKTVAPVATSELNLTKEEVLTIYEDMVLGRTFEDKCAEMYYRGRMFGFVHLYNGQEAVATGVIKAMRPDDYVCSTYRDHVHALSAGVTANEVMAELFGKETGCSKGRGGSMHIFSAKNNFLGGYAFVSEGIPVAAGAAFQSKYRREVMGDPNADQVTACFFGDGASNNGQFFETLNMAALWKLPIIFVIENNDWAIGMKHERATSDVRIHKKAAAFGMPGYEVDGMDVIEVRKHAQEAIRRARAGEGPTVLECMTYRFRGHSLADPDELRSKEDKDKWFGRDPIKIFASRVIEHRLVDESQLKAIDKKIRNVVEECVRFAEESPEPDPKDLFRYQFAEDE encoded by the coding sequence ATGTCTCAAAAAACTGTTGCGCCTGTTGCGACCTCTGAGCTTAATCTCACCAAAGAAGAAGTCCTTACCATCTATGAAGATATGGTATTGGGGCGGACTTTTGAAGACAAGTGCGCTGAGATGTATTATCGCGGAAGAATGTTTGGGTTTGTGCATTTGTACAATGGTCAAGAAGCGGTTGCTACTGGCGTAATCAAAGCAATGCGCCCCGACGACTATGTATGTAGCACTTACCGCGATCACGTTCACGCTCTTAGCGCAGGTGTTACAGCCAATGAGGTCATGGCTGAGCTATTTGGCAAAGAGACAGGATGCAGTAAGGGGCGTGGTGGCTCCATGCATATCTTCTCTGCTAAGAATAATTTCTTAGGTGGCTATGCCTTCGTTTCTGAAGGTATACCCGTGGCCGCAGGTGCAGCATTTCAGTCCAAATATCGCCGCGAAGTAATGGGCGATCCTAATGCTGACCAAGTGACTGCTTGTTTCTTTGGTGATGGCGCAAGTAATAATGGTCAATTTTTCGAGACACTCAATATGGCGGCTCTATGGAAGTTGCCCATCATTTTTGTAATCGAAAATAATGACTGGGCGATCGGCATGAAGCATGAACGGGCTACTTCCGATGTGAGAATTCATAAGAAAGCTGCTGCTTTTGGAATGCCTGGTTATGAAGTGGATGGCATGGATGTAATTGAAGTACGGAAACACGCTCAAGAAGCAATCCGTCGCGCTCGTGCTGGTGAAGGTCCTACAGTCTTAGAATGTATGACCTATCGCTTTAGAGGTCACTCTCTCGCTGACCCCGATGAATTACGCAGCAAGGAAGACAAAGATAAATGGTTTGGTCGTGATCCAATTAAAATTTTTGCTAGCCGTGTGATTGAGCATAGATTAGTTGATGAAAGCCAACTGAAGGCGATCGACAAAAAGATCCGTAATGTCGTAGAGGAATGTGTTCGCTTTGCAGAAGAATCTCCTGAGCCAGATCCTAAGGATCTATTCCGTTATCAATTTGCTGAAGACGAGTAA
- a CDS encoding IS1/IS1595 family N-terminal zinc-binding domain-containing protein — MRCSRCESENIVLNGLTRHGKQNHKCRDCDRQFSLEPKNKPISDETKALIEKLMLERVSLRAIVRITGVSLQWLQSYVNGKSRATSRNLEVSIKKKQVDHSMINTLINTFYSDRQSVK; from the coding sequence ATGAGATGCTCTAGATGTGAGAGCGAGAATATTGTGCTTAATGGCTTAACACGTCATGGTAAGCAAAATCATAAATGTCGTGATTGTGATCGTCAATTTAGCTTAGAACCAAAGAATAAGCCAATCTCAGATGAAACAAAAGCATTGATTGAAAAGCTAATGCTAGAACGAGTATCACTAAGAGCAATAGTAAGGATTACTGGTGTTTCACTACAATGGTTACAAAGCTATGTAAATGGTAAATCTCGTGCTACTTCACGAAATTTAGAAGTTAGTATCAAAAAAAAGCAAGTTGACCATTCAATGATAAATACTTTGATAAATACATTTTATAGCGATCGCCAATCCGTAAAATAA